In a single window of the Metopolophium dirhodum isolate CAU chromosome 2, ASM1992520v1, whole genome shotgun sequence genome:
- the LOC132938415 gene encoding LOW QUALITY PROTEIN: uncharacterized protein LOC132938415 (The sequence of the model RefSeq protein was modified relative to this genomic sequence to represent the inferred CDS: inserted 1 base in 1 codon), which translates to MNNIDDIXYIQQLNSVKADCRMFVKNINNLNHSSVNGLILFTYIMAILFAPHCCTLEIESRNTSCENELTCIRCTMKPQCSWFLTQQRCVRNLDLKCSWFLVNSKEECPRFSVVTQYENHDKTNSLKYTVKVSNDSVDFMNFLNESNFICDALKIDKSEIKIDGMMVCSTRIKLNYFAEYIKELLAAFLFYVKFNGITLRLDNLAKPNETMYEHQCIDDKNNENCGTCMWNDDDFTRCVRLCSYEYPCEGHNELYISHVNGVEKFWNFTSQEVNDRCTEIKVTAVHPLSGTMAGGTTITITVKNHRIFANNRNVTVTVAGTVCANSVSTPKTITCFTTPPSDDTYEPPSGPVLVTYTSNNGHVFNIESSQTFQFYVGTKCGLPRPVLGLKQELYGVGSGGTTVTLNGLRFIEPCVASPARMFVKLPNGTMQFASSNCNKPVDDTSIDCRVPQLNSSNGWDVNTPNFTWVLNFGLEVMNFVVNGPLTSYYHVLDNYPVLENFEIEVGGSVVVYGNHLRYIHSDDVLIRFQDALDINCKVTSATEHSFVCMPNTSVVVSKEMFVKIGDFLTYNVTKRPYVFSKLIWNFMVPLVVVVVLVLACFYQINSRYNVHKIVHGPPVHLKDLDTQTALL; encoded by the coding sequence GCTATATTGTTTGCACCACATTGTTGTACACTGGAAATAGAATCAAGAAATACCAGTTGTGAAAATGAATTGACATGCATCAGATGTACAATGAAACCTCAGTGTTCATGGTTCCTAACTCAACAGAGATGTGTAAGAAACcttgatttaaaatgttcatggtTTTTAGTCAACAGTAAAGAGGAATGTCCACGGTTTTCAGTAGTAACTCAATATGAAAATCATGATAAAACCAATAGTTTGAAATACACTGTTAAAGTATCGAATGATTCAGTAGATTTCATGAATTTCCTTAAcgaaagtaattttatttgcgATGCATTAAAAATAGATAAGAGTGAGATAAAAATCGATGGGATGATGGTATGTTCAACGAGaattaagttaaattacttCGCGGAGTACATTAAGGAGTTGTTAGCTGCATTCTTATTTTATGTTAAGTTTAATGGCATCACTCTGCGGTTGGACAACCTCGCCAAACCCAATGAAACGATGTATGAACATCAATGTATCGATGACAAGAATAACGAAAACTGTGGGACTTGTATGTGGAATGATGATGACTTCACACGCTGCGTTAGATTGTGTTCGTACGAATACCCCTGTGAGGGTCACAATGAATTGTATATATCGCACGTCAACGGTGTTGAAAAATTTTGGAATTTTACTTCACAAGAAGTCAATGATAGATGTACCGAAATAAAAGTGACAGCCGTCCATCCGCTATCTGGTACGATGGCCGGTGGCACGACTATAACGATCACTGTCAAGAACCACAGGATATTTGCGAATAACCGAAATGTAACTGTGACGGTGGCGGGAACGGTATGTGCGAACAGTGTGTCTACACCGAAGACGATTACTTGTTTCACAACACCACCATCCGACGACACATATGAACCACCATCCGGCCCGGTCTTGGTTACGTACACGTCAAATAATGGTCACGTGTTTAATATCGAGTCATCACAGACATTCCAGTTTTACGTCGGTACTAAATGTGGCTTACCACGTCCAGTGCTTGGCTTGAAGCAAGAACTATATGGCGTAGGGTCCGGAGGCACAACCGTAACATTAAACGGCCTACGGTTCATCGAACCATGCGTTGCGTCCCCCGCCCGCATGTTTGTCAAGCTGCCAAACGGCACCATGCAGTTCGCGTCCAGTAATTGTAATAAACCTGTCGACGACACAAGCATAGATTGTCGAGTGCCACAATTGAACAGTTCCAATGGTTGGGACGTAAACACACCTAACTTTACATGGGTGCTGAACTTCGGACTAGAAGTGATGAACTTCGTTGTTAACGGTCCGTTGACCAGTTATTACCACGTATTGGATAACTATCCAGTGCTAGAGAATTTTGAAATAGAAGTAGGTGGTTCAGTGGTCGTCTACGGTAACCACTTGCGGTACATACATTCCGATGACGTCCTGATACGATTCCAAGATGCACTGGATATAAATTGCAAAGTCACCTCGGCTACAGAACATAGTTTTGTATGCATGCCAAACACGTCCGTCGTCGTTTCGAAAGAGATGTTTGTCAAGATTGGCGACTTTTTGACGTATAACGTTACCAAACGGCCCTATGTTTTTTCCAAACTTATCTGGAATTTTATGGTGCCTCTGGTGGTGGTGGTTGTTTTAGTCTTGGcttgtttttatcaaattaatagtcGGTATAACGTGCATAAAATAGTCCATGGCCCACCTGTGCATTTGAAAGACCTGGACACACAGACAGCGctgttataa